Proteins found in one Ctenopharyngodon idella isolate HZGC_01 chromosome 16, HZGC01, whole genome shotgun sequence genomic segment:
- the elovl4a gene encoding elongation of very long chain fatty acids protein 4a — protein MDILKHIINDTVEFYRWSLTIADKRVEKWPLMDSPLPTLAISSSYLLFLWLGPKFMQGREPFQLRKTLIVYNFSMVILNFFIFKELFLAARAANYSYICQPVDYSDDPNEVRVAAALWWYFISKGVEYLDTVFFILRKKFNHISFLHVYHHCTMFTLWWIGIKWVAGGQSFFGAHMNAAIHVLMYLYYGLAAFGPKIQKYLWWKKYLTIIQMIQFHVTIGHTALSLYSDCPFPKWMHWCLIGYALTFIILFGNFYYQTYRRQPRREAASKPGKALHNGASNGALISSNGNAAKMDEKPAVGESGRRKRKGRAKRE, from the exons ACAAGCGTGTGGAGAAATGGCCTTTGATGGACTCTCCTCTGCCCACGCTGGCTATCAGCTCCTCATACCTGCTGTTCCTCTGGCTGGGGCCGAAGTTCATGCAGGGCCGAGAGCCCTTCCAGCTGAGGAAGACCCTCATCGTCTACAACTTCAGCATGGTCATCCTCaactttttcattttcaaagag CTCTTCCTTGCAGCACGGGCGGCCAACTACAGCTACATCTGCCAGCCCGTCGACTACTCAGATGATCCTAATGAAGTGAGG GTGGCAGCAGCCTTGTGGTGGTATTTTATTTCTAAAGGTGTGGAGTACCTCGACACTGTGTTTTTCATCTTGCGTAAGAAGTTCAACCATATCAGCTTCCTGCATGTCTATCACCACTGCACCATGTTCACTCTGTGGTGGATTGGCATCAAATGGGTCGCCGGTGGACAGT CATTCTTCGGGGCTCATATGAACGCAGCCATCCATGTCTTGATGTACTTATATTATGGGCTGGCCGCATTTGGTccgaaaatacagaaatatcTGTGGTGGAAGAAATATCTGACAATCATCCAAATG ATCCAGTTTCACGTCACCATTGGCCACACGGCTTTGTCGCTGTACTCTGACTGCCCGTTCCCGAAGTGGATGCACTGGTGTCTGATTGGATACGCCCTCACCTTCATCATCCTCTTCGGCAATTTCTATTACCAGACGTACCGTCGACAGCCCCGCCGCGAGGCCGCATCCAAACCCGGCAAAGCCCTTCATAACGGAGCCTCTAATGGAGCCCTGATCTCTAGTAATGGAAACGCTGCCAAGATGGACGAGAAGCCGGCAGTGGGTGAGAGCGGGAGAAGAAAGAGGAAGGGCAGAGCAAAGCGCGAATGA